A part of Melittangium boletus DSM 14713 genomic DNA contains:
- a CDS encoding chromosome condensation regulator RCC1, with product MKTPHRALAVLLGAITACGSPPEPGPDTQAPVVRIVSPREGQVGAVFQVRVRGGLEDDRGVERASWSLNGEAPVAFTPSASFTLEGIPRLGDNVVRVEAQDAAGNTGVAEVRFSFGGELAGGLSHSAAVRDGRLFTWGDNGAGQLGLAETSRQPRPTLVPEPTRVRVVVTGASSTLVLQEDGSAWAWGSLPQGLLPEREAAHVPTRIPTPAPVVGAALGGAHALLLLADGTVLAAGANGDGQLGLGTTEAVDGPTRVPGLSGIIRVAAGSEHSVALRADGAVFVWGANDDGQLGNGEVDDAPHPEPFQVAHLERVVDVAAGRGHMLALGEDGRVRAWGLGTSGQLGHGKSGMLGSRAQPVDVMELSGVEAVFASAHLSFALTSPGTLWAWGQNSNAQLGDGSTAERPRPVQVQGLGPVRAVGAGSLHALAHADTGACFAWGANGGGQLGTNAPSEGASRSAVPLRVEFP from the coding sequence GTGAAGACACCCCACCGCGCGCTGGCCGTGCTCCTGGGAGCCATCACGGCCTGTGGCTCTCCACCGGAGCCCGGACCCGACACCCAGGCCCCCGTCGTGCGCATCGTGTCCCCCCGCGAGGGGCAGGTGGGCGCGGTGTTCCAGGTGCGCGTGCGGGGAGGGCTCGAGGACGACCGGGGCGTGGAGCGCGCGTCCTGGTCCCTCAATGGCGAAGCCCCCGTGGCGTTCACCCCCTCGGCGAGCTTCACCCTCGAGGGCATCCCGAGGCTCGGCGACAACGTCGTGCGCGTGGAGGCCCAGGACGCCGCGGGCAACACGGGCGTGGCCGAGGTGCGCTTCTCCTTCGGCGGCGAGCTGGCGGGGGGCCTCTCCCATTCGGCGGCCGTGCGCGACGGGCGGCTCTTCACGTGGGGCGACAACGGGGCGGGACAGCTCGGGCTCGCCGAGACCTCGCGTCAGCCCCGCCCCACTCTCGTGCCGGAACCCACCCGGGTGCGCGTGGTGGTGACGGGCGCCTCCTCGACGCTCGTCCTCCAGGAGGACGGAAGCGCCTGGGCCTGGGGCTCGCTCCCCCAGGGACTGCTGCCCGAACGCGAGGCCGCCCATGTGCCCACGCGCATTCCCACGCCCGCTCCCGTGGTGGGCGCGGCGCTCGGAGGCGCGCACGCGCTGCTGCTGCTCGCGGACGGCACGGTGCTCGCGGCGGGCGCCAACGGTGACGGGCAGTTGGGGCTGGGTACCACCGAAGCCGTGGATGGGCCCACGCGCGTGCCCGGCCTGTCCGGCATCATCCGCGTGGCCGCGGGCTCCGAGCACTCCGTGGCGCTGCGCGCGGATGGCGCCGTGTTCGTCTGGGGCGCCAATGACGACGGGCAGCTCGGCAATGGCGAGGTGGACGACGCCCCCCATCCCGAGCCCTTCCAGGTCGCCCACCTGGAGCGAGTGGTGGACGTGGCGGCCGGGCGCGGCCACATGCTGGCGCTGGGCGAGGACGGACGGGTGCGCGCCTGGGGACTGGGCACCTCGGGACAGCTCGGCCACGGCAAGAGCGGCATGCTGGGGAGCCGGGCGCAGCCCGTGGACGTGATGGAACTCTCGGGGGTCGAGGCCGTGTTCGCCAGCGCCCACCTCAGCTTCGCGCTCACCTCCCCGGGCACGCTCTGGGCCTGGGGGCAGAACTCCAACGCACAGCTCGGCGACGGAAGCACCGCCGAGCGCCCCAGGCCCGTCCAGGTCCAGGGCCTCGGCCCGGTGCGCGCCGTGGGGGCGGGCTCGCTGCACGCGTTGGCCCATGCGGACACGGGGGCCTGCTTCGCCTGGGGCGCCAACGGCGGCGGGCAGCTCGGCACGAACGCCCCCTCGGAAGGCGCCTCCCGTTCCGCCGTCCCCCTGCGGGTGGAGTTTCCATGA
- a CDS encoding di-heme oxidoredictase family protein, whose amino-acid sequence MRRALIPLCCLLACGGSVEDEGPEPGEELPGGATTVHDTTRNAFTLVARNLQGERRDAFFVGNSLFNRNWVTAPSSTEGLDGLGPTFNASSCAACHFKDGRGKPPTEPGEKSLSLLFRLSIPGQDAHGAPLEDPVYGGQLQPLAILGVPAEGSMALSYTSREGSYADGTPWSLEAPHYTLQNLAFGPPHPELMVSPRVAPVMIGLGLLEAIPEASLEALADPDDRNGDGISGRINHVWDVEHRQARVGRFGWKANQPSLKHQNAGAFRGDLGITSDLFPTNDCPPAQSACMKAPHGGEPELDARKLEQVTFYTRMLAVPARREADAPDVLRGRKLFRDVGCASCHVPRHETGTVDDAPELSGQVIYPYTDLLLHDMGPELADHRPDFEATGSEWRTPPLWGIGLVQTVNRHTRFLHDGRARSLEEAILWHGGEAEPSRERFRHLSTDERAALLRFLESL is encoded by the coding sequence ATGCGGCGCGCGCTCATCCCCCTGTGCTGCCTGCTCGCCTGTGGCGGGAGTGTCGAGGACGAGGGACCCGAGCCCGGTGAGGAACTGCCGGGCGGGGCCACCACGGTCCACGACACCACGCGCAACGCCTTCACCCTGGTGGCCCGCAACCTCCAGGGTGAACGGCGGGACGCGTTCTTCGTGGGCAACTCCCTCTTCAACCGCAACTGGGTGACGGCCCCCTCCTCCACCGAGGGGCTCGACGGGCTGGGGCCGACGTTCAACGCCTCCTCGTGCGCCGCGTGTCATTTCAAGGATGGGCGGGGCAAGCCCCCCACCGAGCCGGGCGAGAAGTCCCTGTCGCTGCTCTTCCGGCTCAGCATCCCCGGCCAGGACGCCCATGGGGCGCCGCTCGAGGATCCCGTCTACGGCGGGCAACTCCAGCCCCTGGCCATCCTCGGCGTCCCCGCCGAGGGCTCCATGGCCCTCTCGTACACCTCGCGCGAGGGCAGTTACGCCGACGGAACGCCCTGGTCCCTGGAGGCGCCGCACTACACGCTCCAGAACCTGGCCTTCGGGCCGCCCCATCCAGAGCTGATGGTGAGCCCGCGCGTGGCCCCGGTGATGATCGGCCTGGGCCTGCTGGAGGCCATTCCCGAGGCGAGCCTGGAAGCGCTCGCGGATCCGGACGACCGGAACGGGGACGGCATCTCCGGCCGCATCAACCATGTCTGGGACGTGGAGCACCGCCAGGCGCGCGTGGGCCGCTTCGGCTGGAAGGCCAACCAGCCGTCCCTGAAACATCAGAACGCGGGCGCCTTCCGGGGCGACCTCGGCATCACCTCGGACCTCTTCCCCACCAACGACTGCCCGCCGGCCCAGTCCGCCTGCATGAAGGCGCCCCATGGCGGCGAGCCCGAGCTGGACGCGCGCAAGCTGGAGCAGGTGACGTTCTACACCCGGATGCTCGCCGTGCCCGCGCGCCGGGAAGCGGACGCGCCCGACGTGCTGCGAGGCCGCAAGCTCTTCCGCGACGTGGGCTGCGCGTCCTGCCACGTGCCGCGCCACGAGACGGGCACGGTGGATGACGCGCCGGAGCTGTCCGGACAGGTCATCTACCCGTACACCGACCTGCTCCTGCACGACATGGGGCCGGAGCTGGCGGACCACCGCCCGGACTTCGAGGCCACCGGGAGCGAGTGGCGCACCCCACCCCTGTGGGGCATCGGGCTCGTCCAGACGGTCAACCGGCACACGCGCTTCCTGCACGATGGGCGCGCCCGCTCGCTGGAGGAGGCCATCCTCTGGCACGGAGGCGAGGCCGAGCCATCCCGCGAGCGCTTCCGCCACCTGTCCACCGACGAGCGCGCCGCGCTGCTGCGCTTCCTGGAGTCGCTGTGA
- a CDS encoding imelysin family protein, which yields MTKQGWLALMTGALFLTSCGEDKKAETVDPLAESRARPVIQNYAALTSANYAEVVRQAHSLQEAIEAFVANPTDATMAAARAAWIEARVSYGQSEAYRFYGGPIDNEDTGPEGQINAWPLDEAYIDGVEENYDAGIINATEEYPELTQELIASLNERDGETNIASGYHAIEFLLWGQDVSETGPGNRPPTDFVSGEETTRTNADRRRQYLSLVTKQLVEDLESVEAQWKPTQGTYGQAFGAESPKAAVLKILTGLGSLSGAELAGERMTVAYDNKDQEDEHSCFSDNTHADLYNNALGIQNVYLGRYGSVSGPGLSSLVAEVNPALDQKMKERLQASLDAIRAIPVPFDQAILGADNSPGRQKVKAAIDALRAQTDTLVEVATALGITLNLE from the coding sequence ATGACGAAGCAGGGTTGGCTCGCACTGATGACCGGAGCGCTGTTCCTCACGAGCTGTGGCGAGGACAAGAAGGCGGAAACGGTGGATCCCCTCGCCGAGTCGCGCGCTCGGCCGGTGATCCAGAACTACGCGGCGCTGACGTCCGCGAACTACGCGGAGGTGGTGCGGCAGGCCCACTCGCTGCAGGAGGCCATCGAGGCCTTCGTGGCCAACCCGACCGACGCGACGATGGCGGCGGCCCGCGCGGCGTGGATCGAGGCGCGCGTCTCCTACGGCCAGAGCGAGGCGTACCGCTTCTACGGCGGCCCCATCGACAACGAGGACACCGGCCCCGAGGGGCAGATCAACGCCTGGCCGCTGGATGAGGCCTACATCGACGGCGTGGAGGAGAACTACGACGCCGGCATCATCAACGCCACGGAGGAGTACCCCGAGCTCACCCAGGAGCTGATCGCCTCGCTCAACGAGCGCGATGGCGAGACGAACATCGCCTCCGGCTACCACGCCATCGAGTTCCTGCTGTGGGGCCAGGATGTGTCCGAGACGGGCCCGGGCAACCGGCCGCCCACGGACTTCGTGAGCGGCGAGGAGACCACGCGCACCAACGCCGATCGGCGCCGGCAGTACCTGTCGCTCGTCACCAAGCAGCTCGTGGAGGACCTGGAGTCCGTGGAGGCGCAGTGGAAGCCGACCCAGGGCACCTACGGCCAGGCGTTCGGCGCCGAGTCCCCCAAGGCCGCGGTGCTGAAGATCCTCACCGGCCTGGGCAGCCTGAGCGGCGCGGAGCTCGCGGGCGAGCGCATGACGGTGGCCTACGACAACAAGGACCAGGAGGACGAGCACTCCTGCTTCAGCGACAACACGCACGCGGACCTGTACAACAACGCGCTCGGCATCCAGAACGTATACCTCGGCCGCTACGGCTCCGTGTCGGGCCCGGGCCTGAGCTCGCTGGTGGCCGAGGTGAACCCGGCGCTGGATCAGAAGATGAAGGAGCGCCTGCAGGCCAGCCTGGACGCCATCCGGGCCATTCCCGTCCCGTTCGATCAGGCTATCCTCGGCGCGGACAACAGCCCCGGCCGCCAGAAGGTGAAGGCCGCCATCGACGCCCTGCGCGCGCAGACGGACACGCTCGTCGAGGTGGCCACCGCGCTCGGCATCACGCTCAACCTGGAGTGA
- a CDS encoding di-heme oxidoredictase family protein produces the protein MKRRAPLTTAGVLCLWSACGPTSPVTPGEPQGWAVVEPGEELPGGAATTQASDVQAFSRPAPNLPTERLSAFGAGEALFEADWFAAPHARADRDGLGPLFNAVSCEACHFQNGRGTPPLSEDQPTVSLLLRLSVPGTGEHGGPRPEPTYGDQLQTRSIPGVPAEGRATLEWEERSGTFADGEAWTLRAPRYRLTQLAHGPLAADVRVSPRVAQPLVGPGLLEAVPEAQLLEWADPDDANGDGISGRPNRVWSARRGRVELGRFGWKANQPDLEQQNAGALRGDLGITTPLFPTEACAPAQTACLDAPTGGIPELDAGKLDALTAYTAGLAVPARRGHDTPQVLRGKDVFHRVGCARCHRPSLDTESHQRLWPYSDLLLHDLGDGLADGYDDFLATGREWRTPPLWGLGLTRTVSGHSRLLHDGRARSPLEAILWHGGEASASRDAVLQSSRAERDALLSFLDSL, from the coding sequence ATGAAGCGCCGAGCCCCCCTGACGACAGCCGGAGTCCTCTGCCTGTGGAGCGCCTGTGGCCCGACGTCCCCGGTGACGCCCGGCGAGCCCCAGGGGTGGGCGGTGGTGGAGCCCGGCGAGGAGCTTCCCGGAGGCGCGGCGACGACCCAGGCGAGTGACGTCCAGGCCTTCTCGCGTCCGGCGCCGAACCTGCCCACGGAGCGCCTGTCCGCGTTCGGCGCGGGGGAAGCGCTCTTCGAGGCGGACTGGTTCGCGGCCCCCCACGCGCGCGCGGATCGCGACGGACTGGGGCCCCTCTTCAACGCCGTCTCCTGCGAGGCCTGCCACTTCCAGAATGGCCGCGGCACGCCGCCCCTGAGCGAGGACCAGCCCACGGTGTCACTGCTGCTGCGGCTGAGCGTGCCGGGCACGGGCGAGCACGGCGGCCCCCGGCCCGAGCCCACCTATGGAGATCAGCTCCAGACGCGGAGCATTCCGGGGGTGCCCGCCGAAGGGCGCGCCACGCTCGAGTGGGAGGAGCGCTCCGGCACCTTCGCGGACGGAGAGGCCTGGACGCTGCGCGCGCCCCGCTACCGCCTGACCCAGCTCGCGCACGGGCCCCTGGCCGCGGACGTGCGTGTGTCGCCGCGCGTGGCCCAGCCGCTGGTGGGACCCGGACTGCTCGAGGCCGTACCCGAGGCCCAGCTGCTCGAATGGGCGGACCCGGACGACGCCAACGGCGATGGCATCTCCGGACGGCCCAACCGCGTGTGGAGCGCGCGCCGGGGACGCGTGGAGCTGGGCCGCTTCGGCTGGAAGGCCAACCAGCCCGACCTGGAGCAGCAGAACGCGGGCGCGCTGCGGGGAGACCTCGGCATCACCACGCCCCTCTTCCCCACCGAGGCCTGCGCGCCCGCGCAAACGGCCTGCCTGGACGCGCCCACCGGAGGCATCCCCGAGCTGGACGCGGGCAAGCTCGACGCCCTCACCGCCTACACCGCCGGGCTCGCCGTCCCCGCGCGCCGGGGCCACGACACGCCCCAGGTGCTGCGCGGCAAGGACGTCTTCCACCGCGTGGGCTGCGCGCGCTGCCACCGGCCCTCGCTCGACACCGAGTCCCACCAGCGCCTGTGGCCCTACTCGGACCTGCTCCTGCATGACCTGGGAGACGGCCTCGCCGACGGGTACGACGACTTCCTCGCCACGGGCCGCGAGTGGCGCACGCCACCGCTGTGGGGCCTGGGCCTCACGCGCACCGTCAGCGGACACTCGCGCCTGCTGCACGACGGCCGCGCCCGCTCTCCCCTGGAGGCCATCCTCTGGCATGGCGGCGAGGCCAGCGCCTCCCGTGACGCGGTGCTCCAATCATCTCGCGCCGAGCGAGACGCCCTGCTGTCCTTCCTCGACTCCCTCTGA